In the Oryza glaberrima chromosome 6, OglaRS2, whole genome shotgun sequence genome, one interval contains:
- the LOC127775696 gene encoding tetraspanin-2-like codes for MAVSNNITACVNFLALVCAVPVVATGVWFASKQGDDCARVARWPLAILGAALLLVALAGFAGAYWNRRGLLAAYLFAMAALITLLLALLVFAFAVTRPSGAYPAFARAYDDYRLDGYSTWLRDRVAGDPRRWEGIRACLAASDTCRKLAQESVFFITPEQFYQSHLTPLQSGCCKPPTVCGYAYVSPTVWVNPANPAADADCAAWGNDPSQLCYECSSCKAGMLGTLREQWRRANVALVIATVALIFFYVIGCSAFKNAQTEDLFRRYKWRN; via the exons ATGGCGGTGAGCAACAACATCACGGCGTGCGTCAACTTCCTGGCGCTGGTGTGCGCCGTCCCGGTGGTGGCCACGGGCGTCTGGTTCGCCTCCAAGCAGGGCGACGACTGCGCCCGCGTCGCGCGCTGGCCGCTCGCTAtcctcggcgccgccctcctcctcgtcgccctcgccggctTCGCCGGCGCCTACTGGAACCGCcggggcctcctcgccgcctacctcttcgccatggccgcgctcatcaccctcctcctcgccctcctcgtctTCGCCTTCGCCGTCACCCGCCCCTCCGGCGCCTAccccgccttcgcccgcgcctaCGACGACTACCGCCTCGACGGCTACTCCACCTGGCTGCGGgaccgcgtcgccggcgaccctcGCCGGTGGGAGGGGATCAGGGCTtgcctcgccgcctccgacaCCTGCAGGAAGCTGGCGCAGGAGAGCGTCTTCTTCATCACCCCCGAGCAGTTCTACCAATCACACCTCACCCCGCTCCAG TCCGGCTGCTGCAAGCCGCCGACGGTGTGCGGGTACGCGTACGTGAGCCCGACGGTGTGGGTGAACCCGGCGAACCCGGCTGCGGACGCGGACTGCGCCGCGTGGGGGAACGACCCGTCGCAGCTCTGCTACGAGTGCAGCTCCTGCAAGGCCGGGATGCTGGGCACCCTGCGGGAGCAGTGGCGCAGGGCCAACGTCGCCCTCGTCATCGCCACCGTCGCGCTCATCTTCTTCTACGTCATCGGCTGCAGCGCCTTCAAGAACGCGCAGACCGAGGACCTCTTCCGCCGCTACAAGTGGCGCAACTGA